A genomic region of Lachnoclostridium edouardi contains the following coding sequences:
- the mutS gene encoding DNA mismatch repair protein MutS, whose protein sequence is MAGLSPMMFQYVETKKQYSDCILFYRLGDFYEMFFEDAITASRELEITLTGKECGMEERAPMCGVPFHAVDTYLNKLVQKGYKVAIAEQMEDPKQAKGLVKREVVRIVTPGTITSSVALDETKNNYLMGIVYLGDTFGIASADISTGDFLVTEVQSERELTDEINKFSPSEIICNEAFLMSGIDVEELKNRYHFAMSSLEARFFSDESCRKLLKEHYHVNSLEGLGLGIYDTGVIAAGAVMQYLYDTQKNTLSHITGITPYSVGQYMVLDVSTRRNLELLETLREKQKKGTLLWVLDKTKTAMGARLMRTYVEQPLIQREAILKRQNGIEELNMNYIAREELREYLNSIYDLERLIGRISYRTANPRDLIAFSSSLSMLPYIKNILSEFTSPALKEFYEELDSLEDLHQLIESAIVEEPPISSKEGGIIKDGFDPETDRLRKAKTEGKTWLAQLEAEEREKTGIKALKVKFNKVFGYYFEVTNSFKDQVPDYFVRKQTLTNAERFTTDKLKELEDVIMGAEDKLFSLEYDLFCQVRDKIGSQVLRIQKTAKAIAGIDVFASLSLAATRNNYVKPKINEKGVIQIKNGRHPVVEKMIRNDMFVANDIYLDNTKNRVSIITGPNMAGKSTYMRQTALIVLMAQIGSFVPADEANIGICDRIFTRVGASDDLASGQSTFMVEMTEVANILRNATRNSLLILDEIGRGTSTFDGLSIAWAVVEYISNTKILGAKTLFATHYHELTELEGTLNGVNNYCIAVKEQGDDIVFLRKIVKGGADKSYGIQVAKLAGVPEPVIARAKELVNELSDADITAKAKEIAKTGAAANQHKPVPKPDEVELSQLTLFDTVQEDQIIKELGELELGSMTPIDALNTLYRLQTKLKNRWNGN, encoded by the coding sequence ATGGCTGGATTATCACCAATGATGTTTCAATATGTAGAAACAAAAAAGCAATACAGCGACTGTATTCTGTTTTACAGATTAGGAGATTTTTATGAAATGTTCTTTGAGGACGCCATTACAGCCTCCAGAGAGCTGGAAATCACCTTAACTGGAAAGGAATGCGGAATGGAGGAGAGGGCGCCTATGTGCGGCGTTCCCTTCCACGCAGTAGATACTTATCTTAATAAGCTGGTTCAAAAGGGCTACAAAGTAGCTATCGCTGAGCAGATGGAAGACCCGAAACAAGCTAAGGGGCTTGTTAAAAGGGAGGTGGTAAGAATTGTCACCCCGGGAACTATTACCAGCTCTGTAGCTTTAGATGAAACTAAAAATAATTATTTAATGGGAATTGTATATCTGGGAGATACCTTTGGAATTGCCAGTGCAGACATTAGTACTGGTGATTTTTTGGTAACTGAGGTTCAGTCTGAAAGAGAGCTGACAGATGAAATTAATAAGTTTTCTCCTTCAGAAATTATCTGTAACGAGGCTTTTCTCATGTCGGGAATCGACGTGGAGGAATTAAAAAACAGATACCATTTTGCCATGTCATCCTTAGAAGCCAGATTTTTCTCCGACGAGTCCTGCAGAAAGCTTTTAAAAGAGCATTACCATGTAAATAGTCTGGAGGGGCTGGGTCTTGGCATATACGATACAGGCGTAATTGCGGCAGGAGCTGTTATGCAGTATCTTTACGATACACAAAAAAACACTTTGTCCCATATTACAGGCATAACTCCATATTCTGTAGGGCAGTATATGGTTTTAGACGTTTCTACAAGAAGAAATCTGGAGCTTCTTGAAACATTAAGAGAAAAGCAGAAAAAAGGCACCTTGCTTTGGGTTTTAGATAAAACGAAAACTGCCATGGGCGCCAGATTAATGAGAACATATGTAGAACAGCCTTTAATTCAGCGGGAGGCTATTTTAAAGCGGCAAAACGGTATTGAAGAGCTGAATATGAATTATATAGCAAGGGAAGAGCTGAGAGAATACTTAAACTCTATTTATGATCTGGAGCGCCTGATTGGCCGCATCAGCTACCGCACCGCTAATCCCAGAGATTTAATCGCATTTTCCAGTTCCCTATCTATGCTTCCTTACATAAAAAATATTTTATCTGAATTTACCAGCCCTGCCTTAAAAGAGTTTTATGAAGAGCTGGACAGCTTAGAGGATCTGCACCAGCTAATTGAAAGCGCCATTGTGGAGGAGCCGCCTATTTCTTCCAAAGAAGGAGGCATTATTAAGGACGGCTTTGACCCGGAAACAGACAGGCTGAGAAAAGCCAAAACAGAAGGCAAAACGTGGCTGGCTCAGCTGGAGGCTGAGGAAAGAGAAAAAACGGGAATAAAAGCTTTAAAGGTTAAGTTTAACAAAGTGTTCGGTTACTATTTTGAAGTGACAAACTCCTTTAAGGATCAGGTTCCTGATTACTTTGTGCGCAAGCAGACCTTAACAAACGCAGAGCGTTTTACAACAGATAAATTAAAAGAGCTGGAAGATGTGATTATGGGAGCTGAGGACAAGCTGTTTTCCTTAGAATACGATTTGTTCTGCCAGGTCAGAGATAAAATCGGCAGCCAGGTATTAAGAATTCAGAAAACAGCAAAGGCCATTGCAGGCATCGACGTATTTGCCTCCCTTTCCCTGGCAGCTACCAGAAATAATTATGTAAAACCTAAAATTAATGAAAAAGGTGTAATCCAGATTAAAAACGGCCGCCATCCTGTTGTAGAAAAAATGATACGCAACGACATGTTTGTGGCAAATGACATTTATTTAGATAACACGAAAAACAGGGTTTCCATTATTACAGGCCCTAATATGGCCGGAAAGTCTACTTATATGCGCCAGACTGCCTTAATTGTGCTTATGGCTCAAATCGGCAGCTTTGTCCCTGCAGATGAAGCCAATATCGGCATCTGCGACAGAATTTTCACCAGGGTAGGCGCCTCCGACGATTTGGCCTCCGGCCAAAGTACATTTATGGTGGAAATGACAGAGGTAGCCAACATATTGAGAAACGCCACCAGAAACAGCCTTTTAATTTTAGATGAAATTGGAAGAGGCACCAGCACCTTTGACGGCTTATCTATTGCCTGGGCTGTGGTAGAATATATCAGCAACACTAAAATTCTGGGAGCCAAAACCTTATTTGCCACTCATTATCACGAGCTGACAGAGCTGGAGGGTACTTTAAACGGAGTAAACAATTACTGCATTGCAGTAAAAGAGCAGGGGGATGATATTGTCTTTCTGCGGAAGATCGTAAAAGGCGGAGCTGATAAAAGCTACGGAATTCAGGTTGCCAAGCTGGCCGGAGTGCCGGAACCTGTAATTGCCAGAGCCAAAGAGCTGGTAAATGAGCTAAGCGACGCGGATATTACTGCCAAAGCCAAGGAAATAGCTAAAACAGGAGCAGCTGCCAATCAGCACAAGCCTGTGCCAAAGCCGGATGAAGTGGAGCTTTCACAGCTGACCTTATTTGACACAGTTCAGGAGGACCAGATTATTAAAGAACTGGGGGAGCTGGAATTAGGAAGTATGACTCCTATTGACGCATTAAATACCTTATACAGGCTGCAGACAAAACTTAAAAACAGGTGGAACGGAAATTAA
- the miaB gene encoding tRNA (N6-isopentenyl adenosine(37)-C2)-methylthiotransferase MiaB: MKHFDFNKIYEEAPGKEPERQLYFIRQVKALFKARFQFMIDSGEAKRQFGEEQIKEMLEKEIYGTFHIETYGCQMNAKDSEKLQAILNQAGLCEAESEAASFVLYNTCTVRENANQKVYGHLGFVHNLKKKNPSMLVALCGCMMQEPDVVEKIKKDYKFVDIIFGTHNIFKLAELIFNRLTEDHMTIDVWEGTTEIVEDLPSKRKYPFKSGVNIMFGCNNFCSYCIVPYVRGRERSRKPEEILREIEKLASEGVVEIMLLGQNVNSYGKTLDNPITFAQLLEQVEQIPGIERIRFMTSHPKDLSDQLIEVMKNSKKICLHLHLPMQSGSSRILKAMNRRYTKEQYLQLAEKIKKAVPGISLTTDIIVGFPGETEEDFQDTLDVVRKVRFDSAFTFIYSKRTGTPAAAMENQVPEPVVKDRFDRLLKEVQTIAGKVSGRDLHTVQKVLTEEEDSHLKGWLTGRLSNNTVVHFPGDPSLIGKITDVYLEESKGFYYMGSQVKA, from the coding sequence ATGAAACACTTTGATTTTAATAAAATATATGAGGAAGCGCCGGGAAAAGAGCCGGAACGCCAGCTTTACTTTATCCGCCAGGTAAAGGCTCTTTTTAAGGCCCGCTTCCAGTTTATGATAGATTCCGGGGAAGCTAAAAGGCAGTTTGGAGAAGAACAAATAAAAGAAATGCTGGAAAAAGAAATATACGGCACATTTCACATTGAAACTTACGGCTGCCAGATGAACGCCAAGGATTCAGAAAAGCTTCAGGCGATTCTGAACCAGGCCGGTCTTTGCGAAGCAGAGTCAGAAGCTGCCTCCTTTGTTTTGTACAATACATGTACCGTCCGAGAAAACGCCAACCAAAAAGTATACGGCCATCTGGGATTTGTACATAATCTGAAAAAGAAAAATCCGTCTATGCTGGTGGCGCTCTGCGGCTGTATGATGCAGGAGCCTGATGTAGTGGAAAAAATAAAAAAGGACTACAAATTCGTAGATATTATATTCGGCACCCACAATATTTTCAAACTGGCCGAGCTGATTTTTAACAGATTAACTGAGGATCATATGACAATAGACGTTTGGGAAGGCACTACAGAAATTGTGGAGGATCTGCCTTCTAAACGGAAATATCCTTTTAAATCCGGGGTAAATATTATGTTTGGCTGCAACAATTTCTGCAGCTACTGCATTGTGCCTTATGTAAGAGGACGGGAGAGAAGCAGAAAGCCTGAGGAGATCCTGAGGGAAATTGAGAAGCTGGCCTCAGAAGGGGTTGTGGAAATTATGCTTTTAGGCCAGAATGTAAATTCCTACGGAAAGACCTTGGACAATCCTATTACCTTTGCTCAGCTGTTAGAGCAGGTAGAGCAGATTCCGGGAATTGAAAGAATCCGCTTTATGACCTCCCACCCCAAAGATTTATCAGACCAGCTGATTGAGGTGATGAAGAACTCTAAAAAAATCTGTCTTCACCTTCACCTTCCTATGCAGTCGGGAAGCAGCAGAATACTAAAGGCAATGAACCGCAGATATACAAAGGAGCAGTATTTACAGCTGGCGGAAAAAATCAAAAAGGCTGTGCCCGGCATCTCCCTGACCACTGATATTATTGTAGGATTTCCAGGGGAGACGGAGGAGGATTTTCAGGATACCTTGGACGTGGTGAGAAAAGTTCGCTTTGACAGCGCCTTTACTTTTATATATTCTAAAAGAACAGGAACCCCTGCCGCAGCTATGGAAAATCAGGTGCCTGAGCCTGTAGTGAAAGACAGGTTTGACCGTCTTTTAAAAGAGGTTCAGACTATTGCCGGGAAGGTGTCAGGCAGAGATCTGCACACTGTCCAAAAGGTGCTGACGGAGGAAGAGGACAGCCACTTAAAAGGATGGCTTACAGGCCGTCTAAGCAACAACACTGTAGTTCATTTTCCAGGAGATCCCTCTCTGATTGGAAAAATTACAGATGTATATTTAGAGGAAAGCAAAGGCTTTTATTATATGGGAAGTCAGGTGAAGGCTTAA
- a CDS encoding glutamate-5-semialdehyde dehydrogenase has protein sequence MELLEIGRQAREVSRLLGKLGKAEKDMGLKAAANALLEGEAAILEANKIDMENGRSRGMNQGLLDRLELNHNRIQAMAEGLFQIADLDDPVGEVESMKERPNGLLIGKKRVPLGVIGIIYEARPNVTADAFGLCFKTGNAVILKGGSDALHSNMAIVDCLRKGLEKNHLPKEAILLITDTDRETTKQLMKMNQYVDVLIPRGGAGLIRTVVENSTVPVIETGTGNCHIYVDESADLSMALDIVENAKTQRIGVCNACESLVVHENAAAKFLPMLKERLDKYQVEIRGDGAARSIVPEFSEASKEDWGTEYLDYILSVKTVSSVEEAISHINCYNTGHSESIITGNYFNAQKFLNEIDAAAVYVNASTRFTDGFEFGFGAEIGISTQKLHARGPMGLKELTTTKYIIYGNGQIRK, from the coding sequence ATGGAATTACTTGAAATTGGCAGACAGGCCAGGGAGGTTTCCCGCCTTTTAGGCAAATTGGGAAAAGCAGAAAAGGATATGGGGTTAAAGGCTGCAGCCAACGCTTTATTAGAGGGAGAAGCAGCTATTTTAGAGGCCAATAAAATAGATATGGAAAATGGCAGAAGCCGTGGAATGAACCAGGGACTTTTGGACCGTCTGGAATTAAATCACAACAGAATTCAGGCTATGGCGGAGGGACTTTTTCAGATTGCCGATTTAGATGACCCTGTAGGGGAAGTCGAGTCCATGAAAGAGCGCCCCAACGGACTTCTTATTGGAAAGAAAAGAGTTCCTCTGGGAGTAATCGGGATTATTTACGAGGCCAGACCTAATGTTACGGCAGACGCCTTCGGACTTTGTTTTAAAACAGGAAATGCAGTGATTTTAAAAGGAGGCAGCGACGCCCTTCACTCCAATATGGCTATTGTAGATTGTTTGAGAAAAGGTTTGGAAAAAAATCACCTTCCAAAGGAGGCAATCCTTCTCATTACAGATACAGACAGAGAAACTACAAAACAGCTGATGAAAATGAATCAATATGTAGACGTTTTGATTCCCAGGGGAGGAGCAGGGCTGATCCGCACAGTAGTGGAAAACAGCACTGTGCCGGTAATAGAAACAGGCACGGGAAACTGCCATATTTATGTAGACGAGTCTGCAGATCTTTCTATGGCTTTAGATATTGTGGAAAATGCAAAGACTCAGAGAATCGGCGTGTGCAATGCCTGCGAATCTTTAGTTGTCCACGAAAATGCAGCGGCTAAATTTCTGCCTATGTTAAAGGAAAGGCTGGACAAATACCAGGTGGAAATCAGGGGAGATGGGGCGGCCAGAAGTATTGTGCCTGAATTTTCTGAAGCTTCTAAGGAGGACTGGGGCACAGAATATTTAGATTATATTTTATCTGTAAAAACAGTAAGTTCTGTGGAGGAAGCCATCAGTCATATTAATTGTTACAACACAGGACATTCTGAATCTATTATTACCGGCAATTACTTCAATGCTCAGAAGTTTTTAAATGAAATAGATGCCGCGGCAGTATATGTAAATGCTTCTACCAGGTTTACAGACGGCTTTGAATTCGGTTTTGGGGCTGAAATCGGCATCAGCACTCAAAAGCTTCACGCCAGAGGACCTATGGGACTGAAAGAGCTGACTACTACAAAATACATTATTTATGGAAATGGACAGATCAGAAAATGA
- a CDS encoding 5-formyltetrahydrofolate cyclo-ligase has product METLKKYKKELRNTVLSQRRSLSSKEKQALDNQLFKTVISVLKKPEWTAGFRQGCFLYTYVSMQDEADTKKLLAWCWENGIKTAVPKVTGSVMEFYEIISMNCLEPGFMGILEPNSTCPLIPRNESLGFMIVPGTAFGRDGSRIGYGGGFYDKYLEGQTKLFTAGCCYGFQLFSSVPHSSLDVKMDLIITEKEVLEHGIT; this is encoded by the coding sequence ATGGAAACATTAAAGAAGTATAAAAAGGAGCTTAGAAATACTGTTTTAAGCCAAAGGAGAAGTTTATCTAGTAAAGAAAAGCAGGCTCTGGATAACCAGCTTTTTAAAACAGTGATCTCTGTACTTAAAAAGCCGGAATGGACAGCCGGTTTTCGCCAGGGCTGTTTTCTGTATACTTATGTTTCCATGCAGGATGAAGCTGACACAAAGAAGCTGCTGGCCTGGTGCTGGGAAAACGGCATAAAAACCGCGGTTCCTAAAGTAACAGGCTCTGTTATGGAATTTTATGAAATTATATCTATGAATTGTTTAGAGCCAGGTTTTATGGGGATTTTAGAGCCTAACTCTACCTGCCCCCTTATTCCCCGCAATGAAAGTTTAGGATTTATGATTGTGCCAGGCACAGCTTTTGGCCGGGACGGAAGCAGAATCGGGTACGGAGGAGGCTTTTACGATAAATATTTAGAAGGGCAGACTAAGCTTTTTACTGCCGGCTGCTGCTATGGATTTCAGCTGTTTTCATCTGTTCCCCACAGCAGTCTGGATGTAAAAATGGATCTGATTATTACTGAAAAGGAGGTACTTGAGCATGGAATTACTTGA
- a CDS encoding DUF896 domain-containing protein gives MNQEKIDRINTLYHKSQAVGLTDEEKAEQAQLRQEYLAAIRQNMRGTLNNISIKEKDGSITDLGKKYGNIKEV, from the coding sequence ATGAATCAGGAAAAAATTGACCGAATTAATACTTTATATCACAAGTCTCAGGCTGTAGGCCTAACTGATGAGGAAAAGGCTGAACAGGCTCAGTTAAGGCAGGAATATTTAGCGGCTATCCGTCAGAATATGAGAGGAACCTTAAATAATATTTCTATTAAAGAAAAAGACGGTTCTATTACTGACCTGGGAAAAAAATATGGAAACATTAAAGAAGTATAA
- the proB gene encoding glutamate 5-kinase produces MEVSEQISRSLLKNKKRIVIKIGSSSLTHKETGELNLQKIEKLIRVISDLKGSGKEVVLVSSGAIAAGRQALGHRQKPETISEKQAYAAVGQARLMMVYQRLFSEYNQTAAQVLLTKSTMTNDTSRYNAQNTFDELLKLGAIPIVNENDTVSTHEIQFGDNDRLSAIVAALINADLLILLSDIDGLYSDDPKRHPDARFISFVGEITSQLMDMGKETTGSDVGTGGMAAKLAAARIATDSGSDMVIANGESLDVVYQIISGSQVGTLFLAHSNLDFDLMDFIDNKY; encoded by the coding sequence ATGGAAGTTTCAGAGCAAATCAGCAGAAGTCTGCTGAAAAATAAAAAAAGAATTGTTATAAAAATCGGTTCTTCCTCCCTGACCCACAAGGAGACAGGGGAACTGAATCTGCAGAAAATAGAAAAACTCATACGAGTAATCAGCGATCTGAAGGGAAGCGGAAAAGAAGTAGTTCTTGTTTCTTCAGGCGCTATTGCGGCAGGCAGACAGGCTCTTGGACACAGGCAAAAGCCTGAAACCATTTCAGAAAAACAGGCATACGCCGCTGTAGGTCAGGCCAGACTGATGATGGTGTATCAGCGCCTTTTTTCTGAATATAATCAAACAGCAGCTCAGGTACTTCTGACAAAAAGCACAATGACAAACGACACCTCCAGATATAATGCCCAAAATACTTTTGATGAACTTCTGAAGCTGGGAGCCATTCCTATTGTAAATGAAAACGATACTGTCTCCACCCACGAAATCCAATTTGGAGACAATGACCGTCTTTCTGCTATTGTAGCGGCTCTCATTAATGCTGATTTGCTGATTCTGCTTTCTGACATAGACGGTCTGTATTCTGACGATCCGAAAAGACATCCGGATGCCAGGTTTATCAGCTTTGTAGGGGAAATTACTTCTCAGCTTATGGATATGGGAAAGGAAACTACAGGCAGCGACGTAGGCACAGGCGGCATGGCGGCTAAGCTGGCTGCAGCCAGAATCGCTACTGACAGCGGCTCCGACATGGTAATTGCCAACGGGGAATCTTTAGATGTAGTATATCAAATTATAAGCGGAAGTCAGGTAGGCACCTTATTTTTGGCTCACTCTAATTTAGATTTTGACTTAATGGACTTTATAGACAATAAATATTAA
- a CDS encoding NAD(P)/FAD-dependent oxidoreductase — protein MIRINQLKLPIDHTREDLAHKISKELKIPEHNIKKIQIVKQSVDARKKDHILYIYTVDVSADKENQIIKKLKNPQISSAPLNKYCLPEYGSQTLAFPPVIIGDGPAGLFCGLILAREGYCPIILERGEAADVRRKKAEAFWMGEKLDLNSNVQFGEGGAGTFSDGKLNTLVKDPVQRNRKVLELLVEFGADPSVLYVNKPHIGTDVLGNIVSSMRQEIIRLGGEVRFSSQVTDFHIEKGRLTALEINGAEQLNLEAAVLAIGHSARDTFEVLEKRGVPMEQKSFAVGLRIQHPQTMIDISQYGPGNSKILGPASYKVTYQSRGGRGVYSFCMCPGGYVINASSEEGRLAVNGMSYHARDGKNANSAIIVTVTPEDFEGTGPLAGVAFQRKLEAAAFSYGKGKIPIQLYGDFQANKESREFGDIAPEFKGAYTFSNLKEMLPPYIGEAFIEGMEDFGRKIQSFNRKDAILAGVESRTSSPVRIPRNEFYESQIKGLFPCGEGAGYAGGITSAAMDGLRIAEEICRRYRPLK, from the coding sequence ATGATAAGAATTAATCAGTTAAAATTACCTATTGATCACACCAGGGAAGATTTGGCTCATAAAATAAGTAAAGAGCTGAAAATACCTGAACATAATATAAAAAAGATCCAGATTGTAAAACAGTCTGTAGACGCCAGAAAAAAAGACCATATTTTATACATATATACTGTGGACGTTAGTGCAGACAAAGAAAATCAGATTATAAAAAAGCTGAAAAATCCTCAGATTTCCTCAGCTCCTTTAAACAAATATTGTCTTCCTGAATATGGAAGTCAAACCTTAGCCTTTCCGCCTGTAATTATTGGCGACGGCCCTGCAGGTCTGTTCTGCGGCTTAATACTGGCCAGAGAGGGATATTGTCCTATTATACTGGAAAGAGGAGAAGCGGCTGATGTAAGGCGCAAAAAGGCGGAAGCATTTTGGATGGGAGAAAAGCTGGATTTAAATTCTAATGTACAGTTTGGGGAAGGGGGAGCAGGTACCTTTTCCGACGGCAAGCTAAATACCTTAGTGAAAGATCCTGTTCAAAGAAACCGCAAGGTATTGGAGCTTTTAGTGGAATTCGGCGCCGATCCCTCTGTGCTCTATGTAAACAAACCTCATATTGGCACTGACGTTTTAGGAAATATTGTGTCCTCCATGAGACAGGAAATTATTCGTCTGGGAGGGGAAGTCCGCTTTTCTTCCCAGGTAACAGATTTTCATATAGAAAAGGGCCGTTTGACGGCTTTAGAGATTAATGGGGCAGAGCAGTTAAATTTGGAAGCTGCAGTGCTGGCCATTGGCCACAGCGCCAGAGATACCTTTGAAGTTTTGGAAAAACGTGGAGTTCCCATGGAGCAAAAATCCTTTGCCGTAGGACTTCGCATTCAGCATCCCCAAACCATGATTGATATTTCACAGTATGGACCGGGAAACAGCAAAATTCTAGGGCCTGCCAGCTACAAGGTTACTTACCAGTCCAGGGGAGGCAGAGGAGTTTATTCCTTCTGTATGTGCCCGGGAGGCTATGTAATCAATGCTTCCTCCGAGGAGGGAAGGCTGGCTGTAAACGGCATGAGTTATCACGCCAGAGACGGAAAAAACGCAAACAGCGCCATTATTGTCACAGTGACCCCAGAAGATTTTGAAGGTACGGGGCCCTTGGCCGGAGTTGCCTTTCAGAGAAAGCTGGAGGCAGCAGCCTTTTCCTATGGAAAAGGGAAGATTCCCATTCAGCTGTACGGAGATTTCCAGGCAAATAAAGAATCCAGAGAGTTTGGGGACATTGCCCCTGAATTTAAGGGCGCATATACATTCAGCAATTTAAAAGAAATGCTGCCGCCTTATATAGGAGAGGCATTTATAGAGGGAATGGAGGATTTTGGCAGAAAAATCCAGAGCTTTAACAGAAAAGACGCCATTTTAGCCGGGGTGGAAAGCCGTACCTCCTCGCCAGTTAGGATTCCCAGAAATGAATTTTATGAAAGTCAGATAAAGGGGCTGTTTCCCTGCGGAGAAGGGGCGGGCTATGCGGGAGGCATCACCTCCGCCGCCATGGACGGTCTTAGAATTGCAGAAGAAATCTGCCGCAGATACAGACCTTTAAAATAG
- a CDS encoding BaiN/RdsA family NAD(P)/FAD-dependent oxidoreductase, whose amino-acid sequence MISRRITLGQRLEEQMKGQKKTVAVVGGGAAGLMAAITAAQAGAHTIILERMNQVGKKLLSTGNGKCNLTNLHMSPSCYRSDNKSFPMKVIKQFPPEQTLDFFCRIGLLPKNKNGYIYPYSEQASSVMELLKTEAENQGATILCGSYVEKISYNNKCFTVIFKIQNSEKQEIKKIYADALILATGGRAAPVLGSDGSGYALAKSLGHRIKKPLPALVQLCCLGKEYKQLAGIRTEAKLTLYIDKKQAVADQGELQLTDYGISGIPTFQISRFASKALDEKKQVTVSINFFPGMTKDQLDHFLFRRKEQCGYKRCSEFLTGAVNNKLSAVLLKKSGIAAEAFVSSLTPKQLQALALNLHSFQAVVTSTKPFENAQVCCGGVDTSEVNHATLESFLVPGLFLAGELLDVDGICGGYNLQWAWSSGYIAGKSAANALGLKGGK is encoded by the coding sequence ATGATATCACGGAGAATTACATTAGGTCAAAGGTTGGAGGAGCAGATGAAGGGACAAAAAAAGACAGTGGCAGTAGTGGGCGGAGGAGCTGCAGGCTTAATGGCAGCTATTACGGCAGCCCAGGCCGGCGCCCATACTATTATTTTAGAGCGTATGAATCAAGTAGGGAAAAAACTGCTGTCTACAGGCAATGGAAAATGTAATTTAACAAATCTGCACATGTCCCCTTCCTGCTACCGAAGCGACAATAAATCTTTTCCCATGAAGGTCATTAAACAATTTCCGCCTGAACAGACATTAGACTTTTTCTGCCGCATAGGCCTGCTTCCCAAAAATAAAAACGGATATATTTATCCTTATTCAGAGCAGGCTTCTTCTGTTATGGAGCTTTTGAAAACTGAAGCGGAAAACCAGGGCGCAACTATTTTATGCGGCAGTTACGTGGAAAAGATTTCTTATAATAATAAATGTTTTACTGTAATCTTTAAAATACAAAATAGTGAAAAGCAGGAGATTAAGAAAATATATGCAGATGCTTTGATTTTGGCGACAGGCGGAAGGGCAGCCCCTGTCCTTGGTTCTGACGGCAGCGGTTATGCCCTGGCTAAAAGTCTGGGGCATCGCATTAAAAAGCCGTTGCCTGCCCTTGTTCAGCTGTGCTGTTTAGGAAAGGAATATAAACAGCTGGCCGGAATCCGCACAGAAGCTAAGCTTACCTTGTACATAGATAAAAAACAGGCTGTAGCTGACCAGGGAGAGCTGCAGCTGACAGATTACGGTATTTCCGGAATTCCCACCTTTCAGATCAGCCGTTTTGCCTCTAAAGCTTTAGATGAAAAGAAGCAGGTAACAGTTTCTATTAACTTTTTTCCAGGCATGACAAAAGATCAATTAGACCATTTCCTTTTTAGACGGAAAGAACAGTGCGGCTATAAGCGCTGCAGTGAGTTTCTGACAGGGGCTGTAAATAATAAGCTTTCCGCAGTGCTGTTAAAAAAATCCGGAATAGCAGCAGAAGCTTTTGTCTCCAGCTTAACACCAAAACAGCTTCAGGCGTTGGCTTTAAATCTCCACAGCTTTCAAGCCGTTGTCACGTCTACAAAGCCCTTTGAAAACGCCCAGGTCTGCTGCGGCGGCGTAGACACTTCAGAGGTAAACCACGCCACCTTAGAATCTTTTTTAGTGCCTGGATTATTTTTGGCAGGAGAGCTTTTAGATGTAGACGGAATATGTGGAGGCTACAATCTTCAGTGGGCCTGGTCCAGCGGATATATTGCCGGAAAATCTGCTGCCAATGCTTTAGGCTTGAAAGGCGGGAAGTAA